The Chryseolinea soli genome contains a region encoding:
- a CDS encoding SusC/RagA family TonB-linked outer membrane protein, producing MKKILLTCYALVFALSAMAQERTVSGKVTSAEDGSTLPGVNVIVKGTVNGSVTNAEGMYTVTVSGNNAVLVFSFIGLTTAEVPVGEQNTVDIQLSSDVTQLSEVVVTGVGVATDKRKLAIAVESVGSKDFPAAPTASIDQALVGKIAGAQISSTNGTPGAETNIVLRGINTINRGTSPIYLVDGVQVGATALNTIDLNAIDHVEVVQGAASATIYGAQGANGVIQMFTKKGKDGKVHVDFSSSVANNTYLNIGNLHKAHYHAFVTDGENNVIGTSGKPLTLDPTTLVYSENVQYNPLSTTSVLNKPYDKNLQYYDHFAFFFKPANTYNNSVTVSGGKEKTDFHFTVSNNKQESNIIENGGVSRTNFSANFGTEIAKGLTFRSITMLAYTKNTIKTQDRSIIYSINNARPFANFEQLDTDGDVGAYFGDAVGVNHFNPLYYQRNTNVKDNKEDFFQNFNLNYKLPKFVELDLKYGLNYQHQEQRTVYANQTANNNATATQSWVSNFAPDAKGEIDDYFFNKTFQNFLGTAIISFDFKEDFNSNLPIKTVTQVAYDVRKTNNKQYLSYGLGLPTYSPFTASQATTFVVPAADIVTRSKTDPVYYGGDYTEPFFTYGYLVNQRVEFGEVAGVSGGFRSDYSSSFGRGSKPFTFPRGDAYFRLSSLNFWKDGALAGAIPDFKIRAAYGEAGIQPKPFDRYPTLGTKSLGTSNSFYIPSAQPNPDLNVEVSKELEIGTDFGVTVLQGTNWFNDIGVSMSYWKRSTNNAIYDVNVAPSAGLGTLRDNAFSIESKGFQAALNFAIFQNSSLTWNLTTNFSKQTSEITATNGQEIVVLSSAGSTNYVLKPGEKIGQLYGRVALHHVDDKAPDGSYFIPEAQQANYTVASNGFVVNTATKQPVFSSKLYSFGDPNPKFNISFINNMTYKNFLTFVFQFDWVQGSHLYNQTKEWMYRDGIHSDYEKPITINGETGAYTAFYRGVYAQGQANGTKDYFYEDASFVRLRNVSVGIDLNKVLHINSMRKLQLMLTGRNLLTFTNYTGMDPEVSSGTANSAFDRGVDHNTMPNYKSYQVGLNFGF from the coding sequence ATGAAGAAAATTCTACTAACGTGCTACGCGTTAGTTTTTGCGCTGTCAGCGATGGCGCAGGAGCGAACTGTCTCAGGGAAGGTGACCTCCGCCGAAGACGGCTCTACCTTACCTGGAGTGAATGTGATTGTGAAGGGAACCGTCAATGGATCGGTAACCAACGCGGAGGGTATGTACACCGTGACCGTCTCGGGTAACAATGCCGTCCTGGTCTTTTCATTTATCGGCTTAACGACGGCTGAGGTACCCGTCGGCGAGCAAAACACCGTTGACATTCAGCTTTCGTCCGACGTCACCCAGCTTTCTGAAGTGGTTGTCACCGGTGTCGGCGTGGCCACCGACAAGCGGAAACTGGCGATTGCCGTTGAATCGGTGGGGTCGAAGGATTTTCCGGCGGCACCCACCGCTTCGATTGATCAGGCGCTGGTGGGCAAAATTGCCGGTGCGCAAATCAGCAGTACCAACGGTACACCTGGAGCCGAAACAAACATTGTTTTGCGAGGTATCAACACCATTAACCGCGGCACGTCGCCGATCTATCTCGTGGACGGCGTACAGGTGGGGGCCACTGCCCTCAACACCATCGACTTGAATGCCATCGATCACGTGGAGGTTGTGCAGGGTGCAGCTTCTGCGACCATCTACGGTGCACAAGGCGCCAACGGTGTTATCCAGATGTTCACCAAGAAAGGAAAAGATGGGAAGGTGCACGTGGATTTCTCCAGCAGCGTGGCCAACAACACCTACCTGAACATCGGCAATCTTCACAAGGCACATTATCATGCCTTTGTTACCGATGGCGAAAACAATGTCATCGGTACTTCCGGCAAACCGCTGACGCTGGATCCTACAACGTTGGTCTATAGCGAGAACGTGCAATACAACCCGTTGAGCACGACCAGTGTCTTGAACAAGCCGTACGACAAGAACCTGCAATACTATGATCACTTTGCGTTCTTCTTCAAACCCGCCAATACGTACAACAACAGCGTAACCGTATCAGGTGGCAAAGAGAAAACCGATTTCCATTTTACGGTATCCAACAACAAACAGGAAAGCAACATCATCGAGAACGGCGGCGTGTCGCGCACGAACTTTTCAGCCAATTTCGGCACGGAGATCGCGAAGGGGTTGACGTTCCGCAGCATCACCATGCTGGCCTACACGAAGAACACGATCAAGACGCAGGACAGAAGTATCATCTACAGCATCAACAACGCGCGGCCGTTTGCCAACTTCGAGCAGTTGGACACCGACGGTGATGTGGGCGCCTATTTCGGCGATGCGGTGGGTGTGAACCACTTTAACCCGCTCTACTATCAGCGCAACACCAACGTGAAGGACAACAAGGAGGATTTCTTTCAGAATTTCAACCTGAACTACAAGTTGCCCAAATTTGTAGAGTTGGATCTGAAATACGGGTTGAACTACCAACACCAGGAACAGCGCACTGTTTACGCCAACCAAACGGCCAACAACAACGCGACGGCTACACAATCGTGGGTCTCAAACTTTGCGCCGGACGCGAAGGGGGAGATCGATGACTACTTCTTCAACAAAACATTTCAAAACTTCCTGGGAACGGCCATCATCTCGTTCGACTTCAAGGAAGATTTCAACTCGAACCTTCCCATCAAAACCGTGACGCAGGTGGCGTATGATGTGCGGAAGACCAACAACAAACAATACCTGAGCTATGGACTGGGTCTTCCCACCTACAGCCCGTTCACAGCCAGCCAGGCCACCACGTTTGTGGTTCCTGCCGCCGACATCGTGACCCGTTCCAAGACCGACCCTGTGTATTACGGTGGTGATTATACCGAGCCCTTCTTTACCTACGGATACCTGGTCAACCAGCGCGTTGAGTTTGGCGAGGTCGCCGGTGTGTCGGGTGGTTTCAGAAGCGACTATTCTTCTTCTTTCGGAAGAGGTTCCAAACCTTTCACGTTCCCCCGGGGCGATGCCTATTTCAGATTGTCGTCGCTTAATTTCTGGAAAGACGGAGCCTTGGCCGGTGCTATTCCCGACTTCAAGATTCGCGCGGCGTATGGCGAAGCCGGTATTCAGCCAAAGCCGTTCGATCGTTACCCTACGCTGGGCACCAAGAGCCTGGGTACTTCCAACTCCTTCTACATTCCGTCGGCCCAACCGAATCCTGACTTGAACGTGGAGGTGTCCAAAGAACTTGAGATCGGAACCGACTTTGGGGTAACGGTATTGCAAGGAACAAACTGGTTCAACGATATCGGCGTGTCGATGTCCTATTGGAAAAGAAGTACCAACAACGCCATCTACGATGTGAACGTTGCTCCTTCTGCTGGTTTGGGAACGTTGAGGGATAACGCTTTCTCGATAGAGTCGAAAGGATTTCAAGCAGCATTGAACTTTGCCATTTTCCAAAACAGCAGTTTGACCTGGAACCTGACTACGAATTTCAGCAAACAGACTTCCGAGATCACGGCGACCAACGGCCAGGAGATCGTGGTGTTGTCGAGCGCCGGCAGCACGAACTATGTGTTGAAGCCCGGTGAAAAGATCGGCCAGTTGTACGGACGCGTCGCCCTGCATCACGTGGACGACAAGGCACCCGATGGTTCGTATTTTATCCCCGAGGCACAGCAAGCGAACTATACGGTGGCCAGCAACGGCTTTGTGGTGAACACGGCAACCAAACAGCCCGTGTTTTCCAGCAAGCTGTATAGCTTTGGCGATCCCAATCCGAAATTCAACATATCGTTCATCAACAACATGACCTACAAGAATTTCCTCACGTTCGTCTTTCAATTCGATTGGGTTCAGGGAAGTCACTTGTATAACCAAACCAAGGAGTGGATGTATCGCGATGGTATCCACAGCGACTACGAAAAACCGATCACGATCAACGGTGAGACCGGAGCATATACGGCATTCTACCGCGGTGTTTATGCGCAAGGTCAGGCCAACGGAACAAAAGATTATTTCTATGAAGATGCTTCGTTTGTTCGCCTGAGAAACGTTTCCGTGGGTATCGATCTCAACAAAGTGCTTCACATCAACTCCATGCGCAAGCTTCAACTGATGCTTACGGGCCGCAACCTGTTAACCTTCACGAACTACACGGGCATGGATCCGGAGGTGAGCTCCGGAACAGCCAACTCAGCGTTCGACCGCGGCGTGGATCACAACACGATGCCGAACTACAAATCGTATCAGGTAGGTTTGAATTTTGGATTTTAA
- a CDS encoding RagB/SusD family nutrient uptake outer membrane protein, with translation MKKNKLSIFIFCTVMLGGVFSCETDKLNLNSATSFPSSVVFDTPTRVEQQVNGLYDAVKAGDFMGSRYLVYSDIRGEEFINRLTNGVTGLQTWNHTLVESTNEVNNLWKAAYQAINQVNVFLDGLDANADKFVPPAFPATFATTTADQYRGEARLLRGMSYYYLLQLYARPYVEGNGSNLGVPLRLIAERGFDNNALARATVAEVYTQILADLDFAEQKLPLVPAAANRGHRNVAIAFKTRVYLAMQRWADVITEANKIVPAAAPFKAATGVENQLATTFASVFTAPYNTNESLLSFPFSTLDPPGTQNQLGYYYLPASAGTPSTNTGNGEYYLNRKGILGDTATLAVADDRRKLTTKVIIKNAAGAKTDSAYYLTKYSSASPYTDSSPAMRYAEVLLNLSEAIVRSTSSVDPHALDLLNAVRTRSKGAAYATFADADAMIAALLKERRAEFLGEGLRSSDCMRLDLPIPGKSTIPAVNPSDPNYVWPMPSSEVATNSLLVKN, from the coding sequence ATGAAAAAGAATAAACTATCGATATTTATTTTCTGCACCGTGATGCTGGGAGGCGTGTTCTCCTGCGAGACGGATAAGCTGAATCTTAATTCGGCGACAAGCTTCCCTTCGTCGGTGGTATTTGATACCCCCACGCGTGTGGAGCAACAAGTGAATGGCTTATACGATGCAGTGAAAGCCGGCGACTTTATGGGCAGCCGCTACCTGGTCTATAGCGATATCCGCGGCGAGGAATTTATCAACCGCCTCACCAATGGTGTTACGGGTCTGCAAACCTGGAACCACACGCTGGTGGAGTCGACCAACGAAGTGAACAACTTGTGGAAGGCTGCGTATCAAGCCATCAACCAGGTGAACGTTTTCCTGGATGGTCTTGACGCCAACGCAGATAAATTTGTTCCCCCTGCTTTCCCTGCCACGTTTGCTACGACCACCGCTGACCAATACCGCGGTGAAGCCCGGTTGTTGCGCGGCATGTCCTACTACTACTTGCTCCAGCTGTACGCCCGTCCTTATGTGGAAGGCAACGGCTCCAATCTCGGAGTGCCTTTGCGCCTGATCGCCGAGAGAGGTTTTGACAACAACGCACTGGCCAGAGCAACCGTAGCGGAGGTCTATACACAAATATTGGCCGACCTCGATTTTGCTGAGCAAAAATTGCCGCTGGTGCCTGCTGCCGCAAACCGCGGTCACCGCAATGTGGCCATCGCTTTCAAGACCAGAGTGTATTTGGCCATGCAACGCTGGGCCGACGTGATCACCGAAGCGAACAAGATCGTTCCGGCTGCCGCTCCTTTCAAAGCTGCCACCGGTGTGGAGAACCAACTCGCGACAACTTTTGCGTCCGTCTTCACTGCACCGTACAATACGAACGAAAGCCTGCTTTCATTCCCTTTCAGCACGCTGGACCCTCCCGGTACACAAAACCAATTGGGCTACTATTACCTGCCCGCTTCGGCCGGCACGCCCAGCACCAACACGGGTAACGGCGAGTACTATCTGAACCGCAAAGGTATTCTTGGCGATACCGCCACGCTTGCTGTAGCCGACGACAGAAGAAAATTGACGACCAAGGTGATCATTAAGAACGCAGCCGGTGCAAAAACTGACTCCGCCTATTATCTCACCAAGTACTCATCGGCATCGCCGTATACCGATAGCTCACCGGCTATGCGTTATGCTGAGGTGTTGCTGAATTTGTCGGAAGCCATCGTTCGTTCTACGAGCTCCGTAGACCCTCATGCGCTGGATCTCTTGAATGCCGTACGGACACGCTCCAAAGGAGCAGCCTATGCTACTTTCGCCGATGCGGATGCGATGATTGCTGCATTGTTGAAAGAAAGACGTGCAGAGTTCCTCGGCGAGGGTCTCCGTTCTTCCGACTGCATGCGTCTTGATCTGCCCATCCCGGGCAAGTCGACGATCCCCGCTGTGAATCCTTCGGACCCGAACTATGTATGGCCTATGCCTTCTTCTGAAGTGGCAACCAATTCTCTTTTGGTGAAGAACTAA
- a CDS encoding SusC/RagA family TonB-linked outer membrane protein: protein MRKILHLIFACALVTTVWAQERTVTGRVTSVEDGSTLPGVNVVIKGTTNGTSTDANGNFSLAVPEGSTLVFTFIGLETKEVEVGNRSVVDIALPMDISQLSEVVVVGYGTQSRKDITGSIASIKGADVALNPVQSFDQALQGRAAGVNITTPNGVLNNAPVIRIRGVNSINLSSYPLVVIDGVPTFTVDNSMGSASTNSAANNPLGNINPGDIESIEVLKDASASAIYGSRASAGVLLITTKRGVKGKSKVNYDGWVGWTEPVRLFKLLNAQQYMDIKNEARANNGQAAAFFPTNDANGNMIDTDWYKAVYRTGFSHSHNLNFSGGTDNTTYFMSLGYTKQEGMLKNNTFDRIVGRVNVDQKIGQRVHIGTNFAYTNAANAAPNTGSIPGQAFNTGGLGRLPLVTAPNVGAYNLDGSYSTDGGNIGKMSNTEQSGFYNPVIILNNDYFTSTNNQINGSVYGSLEVVKGLTLKTTYSINNFTIEDKSYQSPLNGDGFTPKGSVTNTMRTNKRWDWQNTAQYDFDLNDAHYFSFLVGGEEQYTSVDRWGTNRTTSSDIYFDTFQGNFANIIPTNNFASENFLLSYFGRVNYDFKKKYFATFNFRRDGYSAFAPGNKYGNFYGGSLGYNVSEEEFWKNASFSSTLNFFKIKASYGLVGNNQGIDDFAWQDLYSSGLYGSAYTINYNQVGAKTLSWETSKKTDIGFNFGLFQDRIQGEFVYYNNKIDGMILAVNQSPSKGIPNPTVANQNQLLANIGSMVNKGIEVSLKATALQRGDFTWTINANFTTLKNKVTSLDSDQSKIISATGGLESANITQVGQPVGSILAVPTEGVNPENGQRIFVKADGTRVQYNHAAPSASRWTKVADGTPTSAPSAITDGRTYGPTLPTWYGGFDNTFKYKSFDLGVFVQFSGGNYIYNGTKAGLRDMRFWNNSTDVLDRWTPEHTNGTIPRVVYTDNVSNGSSFPISENVEKGDFLRVRNISLGYTLNKDLISKLKMTNARIYAQVQNSFLVTKYKGSDPEISTNGNSNLTPGIDRNSVGQARTFTVGLNIGF, encoded by the coding sequence ATGAGGAAGATTTTACATTTAATCTTCGCGTGTGCCCTCGTCACAACGGTGTGGGCACAAGAGCGAACGGTAACAGGTCGAGTCACTTCCGTCGAGGACGGGAGTACGTTGCCAGGAGTTAACGTTGTTATCAAGGGTACCACGAACGGAACCTCCACGGATGCCAATGGTAACTTCTCTCTCGCAGTTCCGGAGGGAAGCACGTTGGTGTTCACGTTCATCGGTCTGGAGACCAAAGAGGTCGAAGTCGGAAACCGAAGCGTTGTCGACATCGCATTGCCCATGGACATTTCGCAACTCAGCGAAGTGGTGGTTGTAGGCTACGGTACACAAAGCCGGAAGGACATTACCGGTTCCATCGCCTCCATCAAGGGAGCGGACGTAGCTTTGAATCCCGTACAAAGCTTTGATCAGGCCCTGCAAGGCCGCGCTGCCGGCGTCAACATCACGACGCCCAACGGTGTGTTGAACAATGCCCCTGTCATCCGCATCCGCGGCGTGAACTCCATCAACCTCAGCTCTTACCCGCTGGTGGTCATTGACGGTGTGCCCACGTTCACGGTCGATAACTCCATGGGATCGGCTTCTACCAACTCGGCGGCCAACAACCCCCTGGGAAACATCAACCCCGGCGACATCGAAAGCATCGAAGTATTGAAAGATGCATCGGCCAGCGCCATCTACGGATCGCGCGCGAGCGCCGGCGTATTGCTGATCACGACCAAGCGCGGTGTGAAAGGCAAGTCGAAGGTTAACTACGACGGCTGGGTGGGATGGACCGAACCGGTTCGTTTGTTCAAGTTATTGAACGCCCAGCAGTATATGGACATCAAGAACGAAGCCCGTGCCAACAACGGTCAAGCGGCAGCGTTCTTCCCCACCAACGACGCCAACGGCAACATGATCGACACCGATTGGTACAAGGCCGTTTACAGAACCGGCTTCTCGCACTCGCACAACCTGAACTTCTCCGGTGGAACCGATAACACGACCTACTTCATGTCGTTGGGCTACACCAAGCAAGAAGGGATGTTGAAAAACAACACGTTCGATAGAATTGTAGGCCGTGTGAACGTCGATCAAAAGATCGGCCAACGCGTACACATCGGAACAAATTTCGCCTATACCAATGCAGCGAACGCTGCCCCCAACACGGGTTCTATCCCCGGTCAGGCATTCAACACCGGCGGTCTTGGACGTCTTCCCCTGGTGACGGCTCCAAACGTAGGCGCCTATAACCTCGACGGATCCTATAGCACCGACGGTGGTAACATCGGCAAGATGAGCAACACGGAACAATCCGGTTTCTATAACCCCGTGATCATTCTGAACAACGACTACTTTACATCAACCAACAACCAGATCAACGGAAGCGTGTACGGTAGTTTGGAAGTGGTGAAAGGTCTTACGCTGAAAACGACGTATAGCATCAACAACTTCACCATCGAGGACAAGAGCTATCAATCGCCCCTGAACGGCGACGGCTTCACTCCCAAAGGTTCGGTAACGAATACCATGCGCACCAACAAGCGCTGGGATTGGCAGAACACGGCGCAATATGATTTCGATCTGAATGATGCGCATTACTTCTCGTTCCTGGTCGGCGGTGAAGAGCAGTACACCAGCGTCGATCGTTGGGGTACCAACCGGACCACGTCGTCGGATATTTATTTCGACACGTTCCAGGGCAACTTCGCCAACATCATCCCCACCAACAACTTCGCGTCCGAGAACTTCCTGCTCTCGTACTTCGGTCGGGTGAACTACGATTTCAAAAAGAAATACTTTGCTACGTTCAACTTCCGTCGTGATGGCTACTCTGCATTTGCTCCCGGCAATAAGTATGGTAACTTCTATGGTGGTTCCCTCGGTTATAACGTCTCCGAAGAAGAGTTCTGGAAGAATGCTTCGTTCTCCAGCACTTTGAATTTCTTTAAGATCAAGGCCAGCTACGGTTTGGTGGGTAACAACCAGGGTATCGACGATTTTGCATGGCAGGATTTGTATAGCTCGGGTCTGTACGGATCAGCTTATACGATCAACTATAACCAGGTAGGTGCGAAAACGCTTTCGTGGGAAACCAGCAAAAAGACCGACATCGGTTTCAATTTCGGATTGTTCCAGGATCGTATCCAGGGTGAATTCGTGTATTACAATAACAAGATCGATGGTATGATCCTGGCGGTGAATCAATCGCCTTCAAAGGGTATCCCCAACCCGACCGTGGCAAACCAGAATCAATTGCTCGCCAACATCGGATCGATGGTAAACAAGGGTATTGAGGTCAGCCTGAAAGCAACGGCGCTTCAACGCGGCGATTTCACCTGGACGATCAACGCCAACTTCACCACGCTGAAAAACAAAGTAACGTCGTTGGATTCGGATCAATCCAAGATCATCTCGGCAACGGGTGGACTTGAATCGGCCAACATCACGCAAGTAGGTCAGCCCGTAGGTTCTATCCTGGCCGTGCCCACGGAAGGTGTTAACCCCGAAAACGGCCAGCGCATCTTTGTGAAGGCCGACGGCACGCGCGTACAATACAACCACGCTGCTCCCTCCGCCTCACGCTGGACAAAAGTTGCTGACGGAACGCCCACCAGTGCACCTTCGGCCATCACCGACGGACGGACATACGGTCCCACCTTGCCCACCTGGTATGGCGGTTTCGACAACACCTTTAAGTATAAGAGCTTCGACCTGGGTGTATTCGTACAGTTCTCGGGTGGCAACTACATCTACAACGGAACCAAGGCTGGCTTGAGAGACATGCGCTTCTGGAACAACAGCACCGATGTATTGGATCGCTGGACGCCCGAACACACCAACGGAACCATCCCCCGTGTAGTGTATACCGACAACGTTTCGAACGGTTCTTCTTTCCCGATCTCTGAAAACGTAGAGAAAGGCGACTTCCTGAGAGTGCGGAACATTTCGTTGGGCTACACCCTGAACAAGGATCTGATCAGCAAGCTTAAAATGACCAACGCAAGGATCTATGCACAAGTGCAAAACTCTTTCTTGGTGACGAAATACAAAGGCAGCGATCCGGAGATCTCCACAAACGGTAACAGCAATCTTACCCCTGGTATTGATCGCAACTCGGTTGGACAAGCGCGTACGTTTACCGTTGGTCTGAACATTGGTTTCTAA
- the rpmA gene encoding 50S ribosomal protein L27 translates to MAHKKGEGKVKNGRESESKRLGIKVFGGQKVIAGNIIVRQRGTKHHPGKNVGIGKDHTLFALTNGVVVFKKKREDKSYVSVEPIAQA, encoded by the coding sequence ATGGCACACAAAAAAGGTGAAGGTAAAGTAAAGAACGGCCGCGAATCGGAAAGCAAACGCCTTGGCATTAAGGTGTTCGGTGGCCAGAAAGTAATCGCCGGCAACATCATCGTTCGCCAGCGCGGCACCAAGCACCACCCCGGCAAGAACGTGGGCATCGGCAAGGATCACACCTTGTTCGCCCTCACCAACGGTGTGGTAGTTTTCAAAAAGAAAAGAGAAGACAAATCTTATGTATCGGTAGAGCCGATCGCACAAGCATAA
- the rplU gene encoding 50S ribosomal protein L21 codes for MYAIVDIAGKQFKVAKDQYIYAPKMEGEAGTAVRFDKVLLIDDGGQINIGAPTVNGATVSGKILEHVKGNKVIVFKKKRRKGYVVKNGHRQQYTKVQIESIG; via the coding sequence ATGTACGCAATAGTAGACATTGCCGGTAAACAGTTCAAAGTGGCTAAAGATCAATATATCTATGCCCCCAAGATGGAAGGCGAAGCAGGCACAGCCGTGCGCTTCGATAAAGTCCTTCTCATCGACGACGGTGGACAGATCAATATTGGCGCCCCTACTGTGAATGGCGCTACCGTATCAGGAAAGATACTGGAGCATGTAAAAGGCAATAAAGTTATTGTCTTCAAGAAAAAGAGACGCAAAGGCTATGTCGTGAAAAACGGCCATCGCCAGCAGTACACCAAAGTGCAGATCGAGAGCATCGGCTAA
- a CDS encoding ribonucleotide-diphosphate reductase subunit beta encodes MSHGTLEEPILKENKDRFVLFPIRQHEIWKFYKQAEASFWTAEEIDLSQDLTDWVGLNDGERHFITHVLAFFAASDGIVNENLAEHFISEVQYTEAKFFYGFQITIENIHSETYSLLIDTYVKDPKEKDKLFHAVETMDCVKKKADWALRWIDKGSFAERLVAFAAVEGIFFSGSFCSIFWLKKRGLMPGLSFSNELISRDEGLHCDFACHLYTQHLVNKLPEQTVIDIIKDAVEIEKEFVTDALPVNLIGMNAVQMRQYIEFVADRLLNELVGKKVYNATNPFDFMEMISLRGKTNFFEKRVAEYQKAGVMKSTEKETTPKFSLNEDF; translated from the coding sequence ATGAGCCACGGAACCCTCGAAGAACCCATACTAAAAGAGAACAAGGATCGCTTTGTTCTTTTTCCCATCCGCCAACACGAAATCTGGAAATTCTATAAACAGGCGGAAGCTAGCTTCTGGACAGCCGAAGAAATCGATTTGAGCCAGGACCTGACCGATTGGGTAGGGCTCAATGACGGCGAACGTCACTTCATTACCCACGTGCTGGCCTTCTTTGCCGCCAGCGACGGTATCGTGAACGAAAACCTGGCCGAGCACTTCATCTCCGAAGTGCAATACACCGAAGCCAAGTTCTTCTATGGCTTCCAGATCACCATCGAAAACATCCACTCCGAGACCTACTCGCTGCTGATCGATACGTATGTAAAAGACCCCAAAGAAAAGGACAAGCTTTTCCACGCCGTCGAGACCATGGATTGCGTGAAAAAGAAAGCGGACTGGGCGCTGCGTTGGATCGACAAGGGCTCGTTCGCCGAACGCCTCGTTGCCTTTGCCGCGGTGGAAGGCATTTTCTTCTCCGGCTCATTCTGCTCCATCTTCTGGCTGAAGAAACGCGGCCTCATGCCCGGCCTCAGCTTCTCCAACGAGTTGATCTCGCGCGACGAAGGCCTGCACTGCGACTTTGCTTGCCATCTCTACACACAGCACCTCGTGAACAAGCTGCCCGAGCAAACCGTGATCGACATTATTAAGGATGCCGTGGAGATCGAAAAAGAATTTGTAACCGATGCCCTGCCCGTAAACCTTATCGGTATGAACGCTGTTCAAATGAGACAGTATATCGAGTTTGTGGCGGACCGGCTGCTGAATGAATTGGTTGGCAAAAAAGTCTATAATGCTACCAATCCGTTCGATTTCATGGAGATGATTTCGCTAAGAGGTAAAACGAATTTCTTCGAGAAACGTGTAGCCGAGTATCAGAAGGCTGGAGTGATGAAGAGCACGGAAAAAGAAACCACTCCTAAGTTTTCACTGAACGAAGATTTTTAA